From Arachis hypogaea cultivar Tifrunner chromosome 3, arahy.Tifrunner.gnm2.J5K5, whole genome shotgun sequence:
TGCTCGGAAtatattaattacaatttttgtTTAATCGTATTAAGATCATCTTCAAGAGAAATTTGTAAGGGGACATTGCAAAAACTAACACATGCAAAGTTAGCAACAAATGAGAAGTGAATGGTATAAAGCAAAAGGGAACGTGGGGCATCTTTATGCTTATTCCCTTGTGTGTAAACGACGTATGCTTGCTTCCACATTAAGTCATTAAGAATTGAAACGGAAAGAATTCTGAACTTGTAAATTTCTAAGCCTATGAATTTCAAGACCCAATTGTGGTCCACGTTCATGCATAGTTGAGAAACTATAACTAACTATGGCCGCATTTGACAAAAGCAAAAGTGGCCCATTTGTGGACATTAAAGGATGGGGATTAAGCAAgacttttctcttaaaaaaatagTGTCTGATCAATTCAAGTAATCAATTGACGCAAGAGATAACTTTAGTTAGTCATCACTCATTAAACCTTGAGACTAGAGTAGGTAACACTCTACAAATAGTAGAATAGACACTATTATTGTACACATGCATGTATGTATCATACTatcatgtatgtatgtatgtataattttttattcaatagaaattaaattgaaaCTAATAGGGGTGGGTTTAGATTTGGATTATCCAGGCTGTGCCCTATGAGGGTTGAGTGATGAATCATGAATGATTGAAAAGGTGCATGGTGCTGGGCTGCTGGCCCTGTGGTGTGGGTCCAAAGGATCAATAGTAGACAAAAGGAGACCATGTTCCCGCCACTAGTACGGATTAGTTGAACCCTCTCTTGAATTCACAGACGAACTTCACCCAACAACCCAATTTACCAACTCAACCACTACAATTAAATTGCAGTATATTTCCtcccaaaaaatatacttttaaaaattagtaaggcaaaaataaaatatttttttaatgttagaaagattaaaaaatctaaatttattttatttaatattcattaattttaacaataattaacgaatgttaaataagacaaattttaactatttttttataatttttttgttgctaaatatttttatttatttatttactttatcaattttttttgagaaaataTAAAGAgttaatggaatatttgtacaatgtgtataatagagGTTTAAGAATGTTCTATTCAGTATATTTACTATCTCTTGTATCCGAATGATTATTCTAAATAGTATGAGTGGATTGTGTTtgaaaaattagtagtattttacctGAATATTTATTCTTTAGCTCATATTGAACTAAATAAATAGCCCATTGTACGCATTGTATAAATACTCCATTGGTTCTCTagcagaatttttttttttttttaagaatttgatCTCCCGCTAGTCGGAGcattaataaaaagtaaatcTATCTCATTATTTCTCacccaattaaaaagagaaaacacTGAGTATTCCACACTTTCACGTGCAATGATGAAACTTTAATCAACATTATTAGAGTGGGCCATTTaacaacattttttttcttttttctaagcaaaagaaaattaataaaattgacaTTCAATTTctgtaaattaataaatataaataaaacttatttaattttgattcgcCCAATAAGTTTATACTATCTTCATCATATTTTCtttacaaataaagaaaaaaccaAATCCACTACGCAATACCATAATTATATACTCGTTTTTTCTAATCCAAATGACATATATTCTCTTACTTGTGGCAACTTTATTCAAGCATTAGAGATCTTATGCGAATTATGATTTTCCTTAGACCTATTTTTCTACATCGTTAATAAATTATCATGATTACAATTCATCGTTTTACTTCTTAATCTAATGTCGCTTAAATTCGATTATAGTTAAAACAAAAGAGCAACTTGAATGAATTAGGTAGAGAAATGAAACCTGAACAAAAATCCGATTAGGCTGAGAAACGGTCTTGAGCAAGTAATCAGTAGCCCAACGGATTGCAAGCATTGCGTTTCTGAGTTCATTGGGAGGCATGATGGCACCGAACTCAAGGACGCTCCAAGCGAGCATAGTGGTGGTGAATGCCATCGGAAACCCAAACTTGATGTTGTCGCCGGCGTCGTAGTAACCGCCAACGAGATCGGCGTTGTAGGTCCATCCGTCGCTGAGTCCGGAGTTGCTACGCCAGCTCATCCTCTGGTCCTGCGGCAAGAACCCTGACCTCTGGCCTTCAAAGAACAGTACTGCCTTCGTCAACGCGTCTTGGTAGTCGTGACTTCCACTCGCTAACTTGGCAGCCATCAAGAATGGAAATGCAATGAGCGCAACTACAAACACTCCCTTCATCTTTTGAGTGCAGAATGTTGTAATGTTAAGAGTGTGCCGAGAAATGGCGAAGGTCAATTATGGTATTTATAGCTGAGATTGCCGACAATTGAATTACTAGtgggagtgagagtgagagtgtgagagagagagagagatcacaTGCTGTTGCTAAATCTCCTCGGAGTGCACAAATGAGAGTGATTCTCTtcgagaaaagagaagagaggaaaagTGCGGTATTTGTGGGTCCACTTTCCAAGTTCTAAAATTTATGTCTTTTTGTTGGTTGATTTCAATGTGAATTCAGACTGTTTAGAAAAACAGGTCTTAGTAAATTTGTGCCTTAAAGTCATATGTCAAGAAGATAATAAtcaaaaattttacatttttaatatatttaatatattgaaagtgtaaaaaaaataattttcaatcattttagtcaaatatttttatgatacttttaaaatatattgttGCAACGTAGGTTAGCAAAATTCTAAATAACTTTTCATTTTCTattgtcaaaaatttaaatgtattagtatgtcaaaaataaaatttaattttgatgcattattAGTGTAAAGTAATTTTACATATACATCTAATTACGTAACaccacatcaataaaaataattattttttacattagtCACGTGAATAGTTATCTAAATTTCAAAAGAACCGATATAATTACATAACTATATAAAATGTTTTACACTGTATTAAACAAATCTATTCAACTAATCAAGATTGAGTAATTTTATTGaacaaaaattttagtcccaaaacataaaattttagtgTGTTTACTGTTTAGCGACAAAAAATtagaactaaaattttaattttaagactCAAATTTTTAGTTCCTTCCGTATCTCTAAGAAATAATAACATAAGAGACTAAAATTTTGGAGacgaaaactaaaattttaataatatatatatatatatatatatatatatatatatatatatataaggaggaGTATTTtagtgaatatttttattttatctccatATTTATCTTGAACTAAAGAAGATACGTCAACGAGCTATAacttaaatgacataattttttcatACTCACTTAGAGATTACGGATTCAAGTTTCCctaactttaattaaaaaaatattaagatataatttaattttatacattatacaaaatataatataaaaattgtaTTTAGTCTCTATTTTCTAGTCTCAATATACCTTTCAACCAATTTctgttttcataaaaatattcatCTCTTGGGGGGAAAAAATGCAGTGGTGCAGGGACAGAGCACATAAACATACTCATCAGTGATCAGTCAATCTCCATTAAATTATTTCTTGTATCACATTAATTGTTTAGGAAATGAGCGAGTACCAAAGTCCCTTCATCTTTGACCTTAACAAATCACAAAAATGGAAATTTAGTTGACGGCGAAGCATTGCTTCATTAACATCCAAGCATCAAATTAATGTTCAATTAGTAACTGAGAAAAAAAATGAACATTAAAAGTCATAAGGTCCagctttattttcaaatcaaacacAGAAAAATTCTATGGTGCTATCGTATTAGAATAGAAATGCAGATAAAACAAAGGAGAATCTCATAGTCAGTATAATTCTCTTTTAAGAAAAGTTCAAGACCAGCTGGCGAAACCTTAGGAAGTTAGAGTTCAACATATTCTAAGGGGAGGCAACACCTGTGCTGACTGGATGGCTAAACATAGTTTGAACAAACCATTTGGATATAGCTTTATTGATAAACCTGAGCTAAATTTAGAGATTCTCATAGAACAAGATTGGAAGGTCTCTAGACCCATTAGTCAAATCAGttagtttccttttttttttgttgggctTAGGCCCCattattttaccaaaaaaaaaagaaatgcagATAAAACAAAGGTATTTAATTAGCGGATAAACTATAGAAGCCAACCCACACCGATACCTTCTGCAAAATCCATAATAGAACATGGGTACAACGAAGCCATCATAAAATCCTTTCATGTTTAATGGACCGCAAAGAacttaagaaacaaacaaaagaaagaggaatcattATAAAATTAGTGATACCTTACTTATTCTTAATAATTTCTAAATTTGTTTTATTACAATAAGTGATACATACACCGTCAGAATCCAAATAATAAAATTGGCCCCATTGATAAGAAAAATGGCCAAAATATGCAGAAATGTAACAAACTTCACTTGGGTCGCCTATATAAGATGTCATCTAAGGTCTCCTTTACGTAGTTACCCACTTTGTTCATGTTTTTTACAACACCGGCTGCCACTAGGATTGCATTTCTTCGAAACCTGCGTATTTGGAACCTTCAGGGGGTTAGATTTAGCATACTCGGAGAACATCTAATCATCTATACCATTTCTGTATCTAGAGGACAAATATAAAGTGCTAGAACAGCTAGTTTATGCCGAAAACTAATGCTTGCCTGTTAAGGAATTCTTCTGCTGTGGTATTTGGAGGTTTATTATATCTTCggggttgtggttgtggttgtgatTGTGATTGAGGATGAGGTCGATGAGCACCTGGATAAACAACATTGATTAGCAAAGCAATAAATAAAAAGGGAGAAAACAAACGgaagaacaaataaaaaacaaagggaaaaaaaagtAACGGACTCAAAATACATcatcaacaaaacaaaaagggcATAAAAATTGATgacacatttttttttttaaatttcaactgCTCTACACAATATACACGTATAGTCTAATCGATGCGATAATCTCTGTCCAGGACTACCTAGAGGTGAGTTCTCAAAAATAAAGAATGACATTTATCCATTGCAAATTATAGATTTATTGTGCAGAAGAAAGGATCATACTAAAAAACAGCTGGAAGTATAACTGTGTCATGCATTTCAAGTGATGCTTCAGTAATTAGGATAATATCACTTGCCTCATTACAAGTGTAGAGAAGACTACTGGTAGAATAGAGCAGAGGAAATTGCTCAAACACAAGCGCTATCGAAAATCTTTGGTGCATAATTACTTATTAACAAAGAATATCTTCAATTGATAAAATTATTCAAGAATGGAAAACTAATTACGATTGACAGAAAAAGTGGTCATATTTTACTTTCTTTCAAAGATAATTTATAATGTCAAAAACCAGCAACTTGAAATTGCTAGAGAACACAACAAATAAAATGCTCTAGTGCTTCTATAACATAGCATGAATATCTTCCAGCTTTACATATATAACATTGTAGGAGAAGTTATCACTGCTACAAAGAGAAACACCACGAACCAAGAGAATTGTCCAATATGCTGATACTTTTAAATATATTGATATTCAGTTTATATGTTAAAGAGGAACAAATGAAAAGGAAGGAAATAACACATGAACTGTAaacatatagataaataaaagaaagagaaactCAGAGTACCTTCTTTATGAGCATTTACAGGAACTTGGCCAGCAGGCGAAGTTGAAGACCTCTCCTCCAACACCACCTGAAACAAGCACCGGTGGCATCAGAACTAGTACCATATCTCCTTGGACATAATTGAAATGCTTACTTTGACACCACCACCCTCCCCACCCTCGTtccccttatttattttatttattttcttcttcaatgaACTCTCAAATGATTTTTCATCCCCTGTAAtaaattgatgctagctccatGATACATGCAATGATATCATGTTAAATATGTTGAAAAGAGATAAACCTATACATGAATAATAAAGAAGGTTTAGATATCAAACCTCAAGCCCAGTGCAAAAGGGCAACTTCGCTGTTTTGTCCTGTGAGTCAGCAGAAGAGTCCTTGTTGTCTAAGTAGACTGAGTATCCAAGGCAAGCATACTTGAAATTTGCAAGGCTGCGGCCCTCTTTTGAAGCTTCCAACTCAGTCTCTCCAACAACATATGGAGGTACTGCTTAAATGCATATGaacatcaaaatcaaaatcttgaAAGCTTAtaatattactaaaattaaaatattatgaaTGACAAGATATCAACTAGCTGCTGCGAAATTGAGCAAGCAACAACCAAGAGATATAAACATCTCAAATAAGGCCATAGAATATGCTTCAATCTGCCTTTGCAGAATAAAACAATAGTATATAACCAAACTCAACACTGATGAACATTAGACAATTCAGCATCCGTTACGTTCAAGACatgtaatataaattaaaaaatccaaGTTATTTGTCTATCAATTGAATTGTATAACACCACAATGAATACGTACATGTTCAACAATCCAATTTTCAGTAAAATGATCATCAAATACACAAATTCATAGCTAGCCAACTCCAAATACCAACTTCCCCAGATTAAAAGGGAATGAATCTTGGCCTTCAAAATACAATTGAACATCAAGATTAGATActatgcttttcatgctttcctAAGCTCTGGTAGCAAACATAACATGTTAAACGACAAAGATTGCCATTTTCTTAGCTACAACTTTTCACATTTTCAACCAATGCATTTTCTaatctcctttttcttttcttttcttttgcccTGGCCTACCAGCTCTCAGGAAATCAAAACcataataacagataaaaaaaatgacaaaaactaTTTTCTTTAGTAAAAGAAAGAAGCGGGAACGGGATAAAGGAAGAAACCTTGTTGGAGCGTACTGGAGAAGCCAACACAAGTAGGGTTCTTGGATTTGGATTTGTGAACCGAAGAGTAGTAAGCACATCCCTTACACGATCTTGCTTTGGATCCTCGAGTGGTGCTATTAGGAGAATTAGGGTTTGTGTTTGGATTTGGATTCGGATTAGCTTTGTCGTTAGGAGCAGGGATTCGAGCTTgaccttctccttctcctcctcccatTGTTGCTGCTGCTTCATCTCTGTTACTCTCCATCGATTCGCGGAGGAACTTGCTGCTTAATTTTCACATTTTCCGAGCTATTTATATATTTAACCACAATGAATAACCACAAAATGcaaccttttttttctctttcggtattaagcaaaacaagaaatgcaacaatgaataagAGACACGACACTgcgttttgcattttttttttggtcataacACTGCGTTTTGGATTGAGCTTAAGAAAAAGAACTTGAAGtatcaatttgattttgaatctgGCCCAAAAGAAAACGAGACAAGCCCACAACGAGTccaaaaatataagtataaaaaaACAAGGTTTTTTGGGCTTAAGCCCCTTCAATTTACCAAAAAAAACAAGGTTTtaattagtcaataataattttttttgtaaaaatattcttttaatcattttttaaaaaaattagaatttaaaattatgaTTTATGGTTTCATTTTAAAACTTTAGTACTTAAAATTTAGGGTATAAAAATGGGTTAACAAAATTAACTTCCTATTAACTCATCCAAAAATTAACAATTTGGCTTTGATTTCACCTTATTATAAGGGCCAATGCGAAATTCCATTTTATTAACGAATCAATTTTTTTACGAGGAaatatagggagccaatggaatatctgTACAATGTATATAATAGGATTTAGggatgttcgattcagtaggatatcagatgtttattatcacTGGTATCCGGatagttattctggatagtatgggtgtattgtgtttgagaaattagtagtattttatcaTGAATATTCATTTTTCAACTCGTATTAGACCAAATAAATagtccattgtacatattgtataaatattctattGACTCTCTAgcgggattttttttatttaataaaatggtTGACgacaaaaattaagagaaacagAAGAGAAAACGCTAGGTGAAAAAGTTGATTctcccgttttttttttcttttcgaatTTACTTGAATTAGTGCTAATAATGaggaaaaaattttaataatgcgTTCAAGGTCTCTCAACACCACACCATAACACCAACTTTATACAAGCATTAAGTAGCAAGCAAATTAACCACAACATTTATTGCAATGACAAGTTCACAAACAAAGCTAACAGAAGCAAACACAAAATGGACATGACTTTGTTGACACAAATACCTACCCTTAATACTCAAGTTTCACTAGACATTTCTAGGACTTAATAAAGAGGGCACTTGAGACGATAAGTAGGTACCGCAACAAGTTGAACTGCTCTTGGAGCTGTGAGCCCAAAAGTATCATTCATATCAAGATCCTCGGGCTTCATTCCATTGGGCAACTCCCAATTGAAGCAATGAAGCAAATGGGCCACTGTTAACTCCACAGTATAAAGCCCAAGTTGCATCCCTGGGCATGACCTTCGGCCCGACCCAAATGGAATGAACTCGAAATCGCTTCCTTTGAAATCGGGTGCGGCTTCTCGCAAGAATCTTGAAGGATTGAATGTCTCTGGCTCATCCCACGCGCTGCTGTCGCGTCCTATAGACCACGCGTTGATCCAGACACGTGTCCCCTTTGGGATTGCGTAACCCTCAATGACGCTGTCCTCTGCGCTCTCGTGAAGAGCCATTGGAATTGGAGGGTGGAGACGCAAGGCTTCTTTGACCACGCACTTGAGGAAAGTCAACTTTTCGAGATCCGATTCATTGAACCTTCGGCCCAAGCCCACAACATCAACAAGCTCTTGTTGGACCTTGTGAAGATCCATTGGGCTTCTCAAAAGCTCCGCCATAATCCATTCAATCACTGATGCTACTGTCTCAGTTCCTCCAAACATGACATCCTAATGACCAaagcaaaaaattttaattcttttaataaatttaatgcaTAGAAATCTAAAAGATTTATATTTGCTTTAAATTTTCTATCTGAAAATTTTAATTGTAGCATTTTTAAAAGGTGAATTGTATGGTAAAGATATAAGTTtatagatttttctttttatggGATGAAAGacagaaagaaaaattgaaaaaggtaGGACTTACACTttgaataacaataaaataataaaaaataactataaaaaaaatattttctctctttATACCACTTCAATCTGTATAGTAGAGTGGTCCTTTTTAAAAAGTATTCTTAGGAGATTTATTAATCTTATTAAAATAGATTTAACTAACATTTGTTTTTACAAAACATATTAGACTATTATTAacaaaaagtttttatttttttattttcttaaatgcatgataaatatattaaaataaaaaatttatgtattttttataaattaattttaactaataaCTTTAACATATACTCTTAAAATGCATATTAGTTAAAttctattaataaatatatttaacacTACTACAGTAAATTTGCACCAATAGGTTTTTTGaatatttatgaatttatgaaaacaaaaagaagttctaatgatataatatatttatccaaaaagattaaatgattaatgtaaaatgattatttttgaatattaaaaATGGGAATTTCAAAATATTCATTGTTTTAATTAGTTATTCATTCTTTATTGGGTGGTTAATTTTGTTATGGTACAAAACAAAGGATTTAGATTTTAACCTCCTCACATAAAATTTCAAAAGTCCTTAGTATCCATCATATATCGCTGATAATTATACACCAAATATAAAAATTCAcatgtatttattttaatataaaattgttaggta
This genomic window contains:
- the LOC112789145 gene encoding uncharacterized protein, producing MESNRDEAAATMGGGEGEGQARIPAPNDKANPNPNPNTNPNSPNSTTRGSKARSCKGCAYYSSVHKSKSKNPTCVGFSSTLQQVPPYVVGETELEASKEGRSLANFKYACLGYSVYLDNKDSSADSQDKTAKLPFCTGLEVVLEERSSTSPAGQVPVNAHKEGAHRPHPQSQSQPQPQPRRYNKPPNTTAEEFLNRFRRNAILVAAGVVKNMNKVGNYVKETLDDILYRRPK